Proteins encoded together in one Amblyomma americanum isolate KBUSLIRL-KWMA chromosome 1, ASM5285725v1, whole genome shotgun sequence window:
- the LOC144093454 gene encoding protein argonaute-2-like, producing MSSASSRRLPRRRSRCISTKINRIVIELLVKKYRQDLANCIPAFEGRKNLYMRYHLNFRERTFTVNLEEDQRIQFIINIQYAATMNLDALHCVFQNCVNIVPQAIDIVLRHASSIKLAPVGRSFFRPP from the coding sequence aTGTCGTCGGCATCTTCTCGGAGACTGCCAAGGAGACGAAGCCGATGCATCAGCACGAAGATCAACAGGATagtcatcgagctcctagtaaagaagtaccggcaagacctggcaaactgcatcccggctttcgaAGGCCGTAAAAACCTTTACATGCGCTACCAcctcaacttccgcgagcggacattcacagtGAACCTTGAGGAAGACCAGAGAATCCAGTTCATCATCAACATCCAGTACGCGGCTACCATGAATCTGGACGCCCTGCATTGCGTCTTCCAAAATTGCGTAAACATTGTGCCCCAGGCCatcgacatcgtcttgaggcacgCCTCCTCGATCAAGCTGGCGCCGGTTGGACGATCGTTCTTCAGACCACCGTGA